ACTCAGCGACCGTGATGCCAAATTTTTTCAAATAAGACCGATTAATCAATACGCCATCATTCATTAAAAACATCCAATCATCAAAAGTGATGCGATAAGTGGTGTCACCAACTGGCAAATCCATTTTATATGCCCAGCGCATCGCGCTTCCACTGGAATGACCGCTCGCTTTATCTAAAATGTCACCAGCCGTTCCCTCATAGCGATTTTCCGCTGTTTTGGTAATTGTCCAAACGCGCTTCTGTGTTTCGCCATCATAATATTGAAAATGCTCTTCAAGCGTGCCAACATCACCATTCCATGTGCCATTCATGGTGACATCAAAACGTCGCGTGACTTCTCCACTTCTGTTTTGAATGAGACCCCAAGCCTTAATGGGGCCAGTAAAGTACGTTTGTAAATCCAATACAGGCTTGGTATCTTTATAAGCTTGCATGGATGGCGTTGCGCAGCCGTTAAGAAACGTCATAAGCCCCATGATTATTACTCCTTTTAATAGTTTTGTTTTGTACAGTTTCATCATTTTCATCCTGTGTTTTAATTAATATCCATAAACAAACCGCTGCGAACAACTTAATGATGCATGGCGCTAGACCATATAACATTAATAGTGATTGCATGGCTGTTTGTGTATTGTTTGCAGCAACCATAAAGCCAACGCTATCCAGTACTAAAAAAGCGCAGCCACTGGCAATTGCCAACGCTAATTTTGGAATAAACGCCATCACGCCATAATATTGTGTGGCACGGCTTTCTGCTTTTCTGGCATTGATACGGTCTGCGATAATAGAGGCAGGTAGCGCCAAATCTGCGCCCAATGCAAAGCCAGAGAGCACACAAATAACCGCATAAGAAACAATATCGCCCGGGGCTAACAAAATAACCCAAACAAATACACTAATAGAGAGCAACATCGATACTAACCATGCACGATATTTATCAAGCCGTTTTGATAAAACAAACCACAGTTGCATCAGCGCAGCGCCAGAAACAAAATATAAAAACAGAAATAAACCAGTGTAACTTTCTGCATTTAAATAATCGCGAACAAAAAACAGAATCAATACCGCTGGTAGCGATGCCGCAATCTGTGTCAGCAAATAAGTCAAAAAGAACAAGCGCTGTTTATCATACAAAATCTGAAAAAACGGATTCTTGATGACATTGCTTATTTGGTTGATATGACGTAAATCAACATTGTTTAAAAATTGTAGAAATAATGTCCATGCAATGACCATCGCAATAAAATAAACAACAAATAACCATCTAAACGCTTCTGAGGCATCTGTTATCATCAAAAAAATGGTCGGCAAGATTGAGGCAACCAGCAGGCCAAAGAGCGTAAAAGACTCGCGCCAGCCAGCGATGCGCGTACGTTGGTGTTTGTCCGCCGACCAAAATCCACCAATCATATTGAGATTAATCACAACAATACTAAAACCAGTCGTGGCTAACAACATGCTAGCAGCAAACCAAACGGGGGTGGCAACCGTCCATTGTGGTCCAAAAAACAAGGCACATAAACCAATACTAAGTGCAACAACACCACCCAATAAAATATGGCTTCTATGTGCTGGATAACGGTCAGATATAAAACCAATAATCGGATCTTGGATTGCATCAAACAATCGCACAACCAGTAAAATGATACCAATTAACCCTAATCCTAAGCCCAAGTGGCGGCTGTAAAAATCTGGCGCATGCACGTATAGCGGTAAGCCTGCAAATGCAACGGGTAAAGCCAAGATTGCATATTGAAACAAGCTCCAACGGCTAGGCGCTTGCGCCATTATTTTTGCCCAATTAATTGATTACGTAAGGCTGGTTGACTGGTTTTTTCACCGAACCAGATATTAAAGAAAGCAGCACAAAATTGTTTATTATTGATTTGTCCGATATGACTATCATTTTTATAAAACGCGCACTCGGTAGGACTTTTATAAATGCCTGTAATATGGTCTCCCTTTTTCACATTAGGAAAAATATTGCGCATTTGAGAGTGCCAATCGGCTAGTGTCACCTCATCAACTTGGGCTTGATGACGAATTTCTTCTGTTGATTGATCGGCAATTTTCTCGCCTTTAATATCGCGCAAGTAAGCTAATTTTAAGGCATACGGCGGCACTACTTGACGTTTGCCGTTAGCGGTGTACAGGCTTGCATCATAGACATCAAATAAAAATACGGTTAACCGGCCTGAGGCCACCATTTGTGCATTAGGAATTTCTGTTTCTATTAACGTGGTTGCATTGGCTTGTAGACTAATTAACAGCAGTGTAATGAATAGGAAAATGTTACGCATGACTCATCTCCATTTGCATCACATCGGTTTTATTGACCCTAAACCCAGCGGCGCAAGTTGCCAGATAAAATCGCCATAATCGGATAAAACCATCATCAAAGCCCAACGCTGTAATCGCTTGTTTTTGTTGGTCAAAATTTGTAAGCCACGTTTCTAGTGTGCGCGCATAATCTTGTCCAAACATAAAGGGTGTATGCGTTTTTAAACCAGCTTTTTCTGCCTCTTGTTTAAAGCGAGAAACGCTCGGTAACATACCACCAGGAAAGATAAAACTGCGGATAAAATCACCACCACGTCGATAAGCTGGAAAATCTTTCTCGTTGATAGTAATGGTTTGCACAACTGCCTTGCCGTTTTTAGCCAATAACGATTTTAATTTTTGGAAATAAACTGGCCAAAAGCGCTCACCCACAGCCTCGAACATTTCAATTGACAATATACGGTCATATATACCAGTTTGATGACGATAGTCTTCTAATGCAATGTGCACATTGTTACCAAGTCGCGCTTGCGCAAAATTATGTTGTTCCTCGGATAATGTGATGCCTTTAATTTCATAATCACCCCTGTTAATAGCACGCTCTGCCAAACCGCCCCAACCACAGCCAACTTCTAATAAGCGACCTGATTGTGTTTGCATACAATCTAACATACGGTCATATTTATGATGTTGCGCTTGTGTGAGCGAATCTTGCTCTGTTTTAAATAATGCCGACGAGTATGTCATGCTGGGGTCTAGCCATAGCTGATAAAAGGCATTGCCTAGATCGTAATGGGCATGGATGTTTTTTTTGC
This region of Methylophilaceae bacterium genomic DNA includes:
- a CDS encoding DUF3833 domain-containing protein; this encodes MGLMTFLNGCATPSMQAYKDTKPVLDLQTYFTGPIKAWGLIQNRSGEVTRRFDVTMNGTWNGDVGTLEEHFQYYDGETQKRVWTITKTAENRYEGTAGDILDKASGHSSGSAMRWAYKMDLPVGDTTYRITFDDWMFLMNDGVLINRSYLKKFGITVAELTLFMQKQD
- a CDS encoding MFS transporter; this encodes MAQAPSRWSLFQYAILALPVAFAGLPLYVHAPDFYSRHLGLGLGLIGIILLVVRLFDAIQDPIIGFISDRYPAHRSHILLGGVVALSIGLCALFFGPQWTVATPVWFAASMLLATTGFSIVVINLNMIGGFWSADKHQRTRIAGWRESFTLFGLLVASILPTIFLMITDASEAFRWLFVVYFIAMVIAWTLFLQFLNNVDLRHINQISNVIKNPFFQILYDKQRLFFLTYLLTQIAASLPAVLILFFVRDYLNAESYTGLFLFLYFVSGAALMQLWFVLSKRLDKYRAWLVSMLLSISVFVWVILLAPGDIVSYAVICVLSGFALGADLALPASIIADRINARKAESRATQYYGVMAFIPKLALAIASGCAFLVLDSVGFMVAANNTQTAMQSLLMLYGLAPCIIKLFAAVCLWILIKTQDENDETVQNKTIKRSNNHGAYDVS
- a CDS encoding chalcone isomerase family protein; protein product: MRNIFLFITLLLISLQANATTLIETEIPNAQMVASGRLTVFLFDVYDASLYTANGKRQVVPPYALKLAYLRDIKGEKIADQSTEEIRHQAQVDEVTLADWHSQMRNIFPNVKKGDHITGIYKSPTECAFYKNDSHIGQINNKQFCAAFFNIWFGEKTSQPALRNQLIGQK
- a CDS encoding class I SAM-dependent methyltransferase, whose protein sequence is MINKTASEQLLKRLEQLSWGTLTLTTPDGKVRTFTGQECVDHHAHLVVHDWSVITHLIRKGDIGFADDYRSGKWDTDDINKLVQLGLNNQMAMQDMVAGNKLYNMLSSLFYLFRLNTIKGSKKNIHAHYDLGNAFYQLWLDPSMTYSSALFKTEQDSLTQAQHHKYDRMLDCMQTQSGRLLEVGCGWGGLAERAINRGDYEIKGITLSEEQHNFAQARLGNNVHIALEDYRHQTGIYDRILSIEMFEAVGERFWPVYFQKLKSLLAKNGKAVVQTITINEKDFPAYRRGGDFIRSFIFPGGMLPSVSRFKQEAEKAGLKTHTPFMFGQDYARTLETWLTNFDQQKQAITALGFDDGFIRLWRFYLATCAAGFRVNKTDVMQMEMSHA